The Solibacillus sp. FSL R7-0682 genome includes a window with the following:
- the rplI gene encoding 50S ribosomal protein L9 gives MKVVFLKDVKGSGKKGEIKEVAEGYGRNFLIKNGYAKEATSQALSELQGQKRLAEKNAAAELQAAKDLKEQLEAITVEVKAKSGEGGRLFGSVSTKQIAEALQKKHGFKVDKRKMECNDGIRSLGFTNVPVKLHHDVKATLKVHVIEE, from the coding sequence ATGAAAGTAGTATTTTTAAAAGATGTTAAAGGTTCAGGTAAAAAAGGTGAAATTAAAGAAGTGGCAGAAGGTTATGGCCGCAACTTTTTAATTAAAAATGGTTATGCCAAAGAAGCAACAAGCCAAGCTTTAAGTGAATTACAAGGCCAAAAGCGTCTAGCTGAAAAAAATGCTGCAGCTGAATTACAAGCTGCTAAAGATTTAAAAGAGCAATTAGAAGCAATTACAGTAGAGGTAAAAGCTAAATCAGGAGAAGGCGGTCGTTTATTCGGCTCAGTTTCTACAAAACAAATTGCTGAGGCATTACAAAAGAAACATGGTTTTAAAGTTGACAAGCGTAAAATGGAGTGCAATGACGGAATTCGTTCATTAGGCTTTACAAACGTTCCTGTAAAATTACATCATGATGTAAAGGCTACTTTAAAAGTGCATGTAATTGAAGAATAA
- the yycF gene encoding response regulator YycF, which translates to MEKTILVVDDEKPIADILQFNLIKEGYHVICAYDGDEALQKVEEEQPDLMLLDIMLPKRDGMEVCREVRKKYDFPIIMLTAKGSEIDKVLGLEMGADDYVTKPFSTRELIARVKANMRRLNVPAQVEDPQAETNDIVIGSLTIQPDAYLVLKREEAIELTHREFELLHYLAKHIGQVMTREHLLQTVWGYDYFGDVRTVDVTIRRLREKIEDNPSHPLWIVTRRGVGYYLRNPEQE; encoded by the coding sequence ATGGAAAAGACTATTTTAGTTGTTGATGATGAAAAGCCAATTGCAGATATTTTACAATTTAACTTAATTAAGGAAGGTTATCATGTCATTTGTGCATATGATGGCGATGAAGCACTTCAAAAAGTAGAAGAAGAGCAACCAGATTTAATGTTACTAGATATTATGTTACCTAAACGTGATGGGATGGAAGTATGTCGAGAAGTGCGTAAAAAATATGATTTCCCAATCATTATGCTAACAGCAAAAGGCTCAGAAATTGATAAAGTACTAGGCCTTGAAATGGGGGCAGATGATTATGTTACAAAACCATTTAGTACACGCGAATTAATTGCTCGTGTTAAAGCAAATATGCGTCGACTAAATGTCCCTGCACAAGTCGAAGACCCGCAAGCAGAGACAAATGATATTGTCATCGGTTCTTTAACAATTCAACCAGATGCATACTTAGTATTAAAGCGTGAAGAAGCAATTGAATTAACACATCGTGAGTTTGAGTTATTGCATTACTTAGCGAAGCATATCGGCCAAGTTATGACACGTGAGCACCTACTCCAAACGGTTTGGGGCTATGACTATTTTGGTGATGTACGTACGGTTGATGTAACAATTCGTCGTCTTCGTGAAAAAATTGAAGATAATCCAAGTCATCCTTTATGGATTGTAACAAGACGAGGAGTTGGCTATTACTTACGAAATCCTGAGCAGGAGTAA
- a CDS encoding YycH family regulatory protein, which translates to MKYIEQIKSILLTFLVLLSLVLTLLIWNYKPDYELIEETQIDEVLVGEQKELKDVLKPYRLLFHDEGQFYGTVSTNVINQLYDHLMTLNTGDVDLINSNISDVKMNEMIRTNNRVTLFFNDEIPLHVFKDILPITDSDLPDGNFTRLIIDYANIDSKNQVQLLFLNTEKKILFGAVEELDDPNLFKEEFITSVTDFSPYMEVERDMRRSLYIAQNPIETIQYRYFIDTMGPLDKYKDILFSDPNIVQHNVENLQSERYTDGTSLMTADTQNRILNYVYPPAESVAPIPSARLLKDSFDFINEHGGFTEDYRYSSMNVKKHNIKYQLFLQGYPIYSKMTTTHIVTTWGENRLFRYRRPYYTIESDITSIHTIKELASGEKTIEHIRSMEDYSLDEIDEIVVGYYLMQDQNQDEEQIQDRDVFLLEPSWFIISNDDWTRISPDKLGGSENGLE; encoded by the coding sequence ATGAAGTATATCGAACAAATAAAATCCATTCTATTAACTTTTCTCGTTTTATTAAGTCTTGTCTTAACGCTTTTGATTTGGAACTATAAGCCGGATTATGAACTAATTGAAGAAACTCAAATTGATGAAGTTTTAGTTGGTGAACAAAAGGAATTAAAGGATGTTTTAAAGCCTTATCGGTTATTATTTCATGATGAAGGTCAATTTTATGGAACTGTTTCAACAAATGTAATCAATCAATTATATGATCATCTAATGACCTTAAATACGGGGGATGTAGACTTAATTAATAGTAATATATCCGACGTAAAAATGAATGAAATGATCCGTACGAATAATCGGGTGACGTTATTTTTTAATGATGAAATACCGTTGCATGTTTTTAAAGACATTCTTCCTATAACGGATAGTGATTTGCCTGATGGAAACTTCACCCGTCTTATTATTGACTACGCGAATATTGATTCAAAAAATCAAGTGCAGTTACTATTTTTAAATACTGAAAAAAAGATTTTGTTTGGTGCAGTTGAAGAACTGGACGATCCGAATCTATTTAAAGAAGAGTTTATAACATCCGTAACAGATTTTAGCCCATATATGGAAGTGGAGAGGGATATGCGTCGCTCTCTTTATATAGCACAAAACCCAATTGAAACAATTCAATATAGATATTTCATTGATACGATGGGTCCACTTGATAAATATAAAGATATTTTATTTAGTGATCCTAATATTGTTCAGCATAATGTGGAAAACTTGCAGTCTGAAAGATATACAGACGGCACATCACTTATGACCGCGGACACACAAAATCGGATTTTAAACTATGTATATCCACCAGCAGAGAGCGTTGCGCCTATTCCATCTGCTCGTTTACTAAAAGATAGCTTTGATTTTATTAATGAGCATGGCGGGTTTACAGAGGACTATCGCTATTCTTCTATGAATGTTAAAAAGCATAATATAAAATATCAGCTATTTTTACAAGGATATCCGATTTATAGCAAGATGACGACAACGCATATCGTAACAACATGGGGAGAAAACCGTCTTTTCCGTTACCGTCGTCCATATTACACAATTGAATCCGATATTACGAGTATCCATACAATTAAGGAGCTCGCTTCTGGAGAAAAAACAATTGAGCATATTCGTAGTATGGAAGACTATTCTCTTGATGAAATCGATGAAATCGTTGTCGGTTATTATTTAATGCAAGATCAAAATCAAGATGAAGAGCAAATTCAAGATCGAGATGTCTTTTTATTAGAGCCGAGTTGGTTTATTATTTCTAATGATGATTGGACACGCATTTCGCCCGATAAATTAGGGGGTAGTGAAAATGGATTGGAGTAG
- the walK gene encoding cell wall metabolism sensor histidine kinase WalK: MQKVSFFKSIHVKLVLIYVLLIIIALQIIGIYFSKELEENLKTNFQDSIEQRIELVHYSIREEMVKERDERDENTPSLEESLRSILQEFSTEDINEIIVINERYRILATSENNNQSIVGQRANQDIIRKAISAGTLEDSIAIDEDTRERVWLLAAPIATVGPNGEVLGAFYIKSNIEKVYEQLSEINRIFAAGIAMSLAITIILGILVARTITRPISDMRKQAQAMSKGNYSRKVRVYGTDEIGQLAIAFNHLTNRLQEAQSTTEAERRKLASVLSNMTDGVIATDRKGKIILINEPALSLLQDTRETTLNRPIASVLGLDQEYSFEDLIHMKESVNLDFSTNETPYVLRANFSVIQKETGFVNGLITVLHDITEQEKNDMERREFVANVSHELRTPLTTMRSYLEALADGAWRDANIAPTFLNVTQTETERMIRLVNDLLQLSKMDSQEYELNLEFVEFNKFFTRIIDRFEMSKSQNVEFVRLLPETSYFVDIDTDKLTQVIDNIISNALKYSPDGGNIRFGFTVHDNMLRVMISDDGMGIPKENVGRIFDRFYRVDRARARSMGGTGLGLAIAREMIEAHGGKIWAESEEGYGTTIFFTLPYELDEAGDWE, translated from the coding sequence ATGCAAAAAGTAAGTTTTTTTAAATCGATCCATGTAAAGCTAGTACTAATTTATGTGTTATTAATAATTATTGCTTTGCAAATTATAGGGATTTATTTTTCGAAGGAATTAGAAGAAAACTTAAAAACAAATTTCCAAGATTCTATTGAGCAACGAATAGAGTTAGTTCATTACAGCATTCGTGAAGAAATGGTAAAAGAACGTGATGAACGTGATGAAAATACTCCTTCACTTGAAGAAAGTTTAAGAAGTATTTTACAAGAGTTCTCAACGGAGGATATTAATGAAATTATCGTCATTAATGAACGTTACCGAATTTTAGCAACGTCAGAAAATAATAACCAGTCTATTGTCGGTCAACGGGCAAATCAGGATATTATCCGTAAAGCAATCTCAGCCGGAACACTCGAAGATTCAATCGCAATCGATGAAGACACAAGAGAGCGTGTTTGGTTATTAGCTGCACCGATTGCTACAGTTGGCCCGAATGGGGAAGTATTAGGTGCCTTTTATATTAAGTCGAATATTGAAAAGGTTTATGAGCAGTTAAGTGAAATTAACCGTATTTTTGCAGCAGGAATTGCGATGTCACTAGCTATAACAATTATTCTAGGGATTTTAGTAGCTCGTACCATTACGCGTCCGATTTCAGATATGCGTAAACAAGCACAAGCGATGTCAAAGGGGAATTATTCACGCAAAGTACGCGTATACGGTACGGATGAGATTGGACAGTTAGCGATTGCATTCAACCATTTAACGAATCGTTTACAGGAAGCGCAATCTACTACGGAAGCTGAGCGACGGAAGCTTGCCAGTGTTTTAAGTAACATGACCGATGGAGTAATTGCAACTGATCGTAAAGGGAAAATAATTTTAATTAACGAACCAGCACTTAGTCTATTGCAAGACACTAGGGAGACTACATTAAATCGGCCAATTGCCTCTGTTTTAGGATTGGACCAAGAATATAGCTTCGAAGATCTAATTCATATGAAGGAGTCCGTTAACCTGGATTTTAGTACAAATGAGACTCCATATGTTTTGCGTGCCAATTTTTCGGTCATTCAAAAAGAAACAGGCTTCGTCAATGGTTTAATTACAGTACTTCATGACATTACTGAGCAAGAAAAAAATGATATGGAGCGCCGTGAATTCGTAGCAAATGTATCGCATGAATTACGTACACCATTAACGACAATGCGGAGCTATTTAGAAGCATTAGCGGATGGGGCATGGCGAGATGCAAATATTGCACCAACCTTTTTAAATGTAACCCAAACAGAAACAGAGCGTATGATTCGCCTCGTGAATGATTTATTACAATTATCAAAAATGGATAGCCAGGAATATGAATTAAACTTGGAATTTGTTGAGTTTAATAAGTTCTTCACACGGATTATTGATCGCTTTGAAATGTCAAAATCGCAAAATGTTGAATTTGTTCGTCTTTTACCAGAAACGAGTTATTTTGTAGATATTGATACGGATAAGTTAACGCAGGTAATAGATAATATTATTTCAAATGCATTGAAGTATTCTCCAGACGGTGGGAATATTCGTTTTGGCTTTACTGTCCATGACAATATGCTACGCGTTATGATTTCTGATGATGGGATGGGGATTCCAAAAGAAAACGTTGGGCGAATTTTTGACCGTTTTTATCGTGTCGATCGTGCGCGTGCACGCTCCATGGGTGGCACCGGTTTAGGTCTAGCAATTGCTCGTGAAATGATTGAAGCACACGGAGGAAAAATTTGGGCTGAAAGTGAGGAAGGATATGGCACGACGATTTTCTTCACGTTGCCGTATGAACTTGATGAAGCGGGGGATTGGGAATGA
- a CDS encoding DHH family phosphoesterase produces MGIFRKRPIRYPLLVLAILGIVAAVLMMSWNVWIGIAYILVFACVMYYTMKLEMLTYIETEKHIETLSYRMKNVGEEAFLEMPFGILLINDENTVEWANPFMLKVLQAETLIGHDLFTISEDLHAFLLQDQEDELILTLQDRKYHVYYRKAEKLIYFFDVTKQVEIETQYFADRTVLGIIFIDNYDEITSGMDDQARSLTNSMVTSIINEWAAHYGIFAKRIASDRFMAVLNESILEELEQKRFSILDVIRERTMQKNLSLTLSIGIGAGSQNLLELGQLAQSSLDLVLGRGGDQVAIKETNGKIRFYGGKTNPIEKRTRVRARVISHALRDLIQDSDRVFVMGHKNPDMDSIGASVGVRKMAEMNEVEGFIVVNFDEVRGSVDRLMNELKEKTDFYDRFITPDEALSKMTSKSLVIIVDTHKPSMVIDNRLLDKTDKIVVIDHHRRGEEFIFNPTLVYMEPYASSTAELVTELLEYQPQNEKLVTLEATALLSGIIVDTKSFTLRTGARTFEAASYLRTLGADTVLIQRLLKEDVDTYVTRSKIIQTVDFPYKGIAVANGEESKVYDSVLIAQTADILLTLKDVGASFVVAHRNDGLIGISARSLGEINVQLVMEKLGGGGHLTNAATQIEASTIDEAKKYLYQAIGEIVEGSKES; encoded by the coding sequence ATGGGGATTTTTCGTAAAAGACCAATTCGATATCCACTTTTAGTACTAGCCATACTAGGTATAGTAGCAGCTGTCCTTATGATGAGTTGGAATGTATGGATTGGTATTGCCTATATTTTAGTATTTGCATGCGTGATGTATTATACGATGAAGCTTGAAATGCTGACGTATATAGAAACAGAAAAACATATTGAAACCCTTTCATATCGTATGAAAAATGTAGGGGAAGAAGCATTTTTAGAAATGCCCTTTGGTATTTTATTGATAAATGATGAAAACACAGTCGAGTGGGCAAATCCATTTATGTTAAAAGTGCTGCAAGCAGAAACATTAATTGGTCACGATTTATTTACAATATCAGAAGATTTGCATGCATTTCTGCTTCAAGATCAAGAAGATGAATTAATTCTTACTCTTCAAGATCGAAAGTATCACGTGTATTATAGAAAAGCAGAAAAATTAATTTATTTCTTTGATGTGACAAAGCAAGTTGAAATTGAAACACAGTATTTTGCCGATCGAACAGTGCTAGGTATTATATTCATTGATAATTATGATGAAATAACATCCGGAATGGATGACCAAGCAAGGAGTTTAACCAATTCGATGGTGACATCAATTATTAATGAGTGGGCAGCCCATTATGGAATATTTGCAAAACGAATTGCATCAGACCGTTTTATGGCTGTATTAAATGAGTCGATTCTCGAAGAGTTAGAGCAAAAACGTTTTTCAATTTTAGATGTTATCCGTGAACGAACGATGCAAAAAAACCTATCATTAACTTTAAGTATTGGTATTGGCGCAGGTTCGCAAAACTTATTGGAGCTTGGTCAGCTAGCGCAATCAAGCCTTGACTTAGTATTAGGGCGTGGGGGCGACCAAGTAGCCATCAAGGAAACAAATGGTAAAATTCGTTTCTATGGAGGAAAAACGAACCCTATTGAAAAACGAACGAGGGTACGAGCACGTGTCATTTCCCACGCTTTACGCGATTTAATACAAGATAGTGATCGTGTGTTTGTAATGGGACATAAAAATCCTGATATGGATTCAATCGGTGCCTCTGTAGGTGTACGAAAAATGGCAGAAATGAATGAAGTGGAAGGCTTTATTGTTGTTAATTTTGATGAAGTCCGTGGTAGTGTGGATCGCTTAATGAATGAACTTAAAGAAAAGACAGACTTTTATGATCGGTTCATCACACCGGATGAGGCGCTCTCAAAAATGACGTCAAAATCTTTAGTCATTATTGTAGATACTCATAAGCCTAGCATGGTAATCGATAATCGCTTATTAGATAAAACGGATAAGATTGTTGTCATTGATCATCATCGACGTGGGGAAGAATTTATATTTAATCCGACGCTCGTTTATATGGAACCATATGCGTCATCTACTGCCGAACTTGTAACAGAGCTATTAGAATACCAACCACAAAATGAAAAATTAGTGACACTTGAAGCAACAGCTCTATTATCTGGTATTATAGTGGATACAAAAAGCTTTACGCTGAGAACCGGTGCCCGTACATTTGAGGCAGCCTCATATTTACGTACGCTCGGTGCGGATACAGTATTAATTCAGCGCTTATTAAAAGAAGATGTTGATACGTACGTTACCCGCTCAAAAATTATACAAACGGTTGATTTCCCTTACAAGGGGATTGCTGTCGCAAATGGCGAAGAATCAAAAGTATATGACTCAGTATTAATTGCACAAACAGCGGACATTTTGCTGACATTAAAAGATGTCGGAGCATCGTTTGTCGTAGCACACCGTAATGATGGATTAATCGGTATAAGTGCCCGTTCATTAGGTGAAATAAATGTTCAGCTCGTTATGGAAAAGCTTGGTGGTGGAGGACATTTAACAAATGCAGCTACACAGATCGAAGCAAGTACTATAGATGAAGCTAAAAAATATTTATATCAAGCAATTGGTGAAATCGTCGAAGGGAGTAAGGAATCATGA
- a CDS encoding adenylosuccinate synthase: MTAVVVVGTQWGDEGKGKITDFLSKKADAIARFAGGDNAGHTIKIGEETYKLHLIPSGIFYSDKLSVIGNGVVLNPKSIVKELKGLQERGIDTSNLRISNRAHVILPYHIHQDIVDEASRGDQKIGTTAKGIGPCYQDKVGRIGIRVADLLDKDIFEKKLRANLELKNRLFTKFYEVEGLKFEDIFEEYYAYGQEIAKYVTDTSKVLNDVIDKGGKVLFEGAQGIMLDVDQGTYPFVTSSNPVAGGIAIGSGVGPNAVERVVGVCKAYTSRVGDGPFPTELHDEVGHQIREVGREYGTTTGRPRRVGWFDSVVVRHSRRVSGITDLALNSIDVLSGLETVKICTAYNYNGEIITEYPANLEIIDKCQPIYEELPGWSEDVTGVRTLEELPENARNYINRILEITGINLMTFSVGPAREQTNIVNGIWE, translated from the coding sequence ATGACAGCAGTAGTTGTAGTAGGTACACAATGGGGAGACGAAGGAAAAGGAAAGATTACGGATTTCCTTTCAAAAAAGGCCGATGCGATCGCACGCTTTGCTGGCGGAGATAACGCAGGTCATACAATTAAAATAGGTGAAGAAACATATAAGCTTCATTTAATTCCATCAGGTATTTTTTATTCAGATAAATTGTCTGTTATCGGAAATGGTGTCGTACTTAATCCTAAATCGATTGTAAAAGAGTTAAAAGGGTTACAAGAACGTGGTATTGATACATCAAACTTACGTATTTCCAATCGTGCACACGTGATTTTACCTTATCATATTCATCAGGATATTGTTGACGAAGCAAGTCGTGGTGATCAAAAAATTGGTACAACAGCAAAAGGAATTGGACCATGCTATCAAGACAAAGTAGGTCGCATTGGGATTCGTGTCGCAGATTTATTAGATAAAGATATTTTTGAGAAGAAGTTAAGAGCGAATTTAGAATTAAAAAATCGATTATTTACAAAGTTTTACGAAGTAGAAGGATTAAAATTTGAAGATATTTTTGAAGAGTATTATGCATATGGACAAGAAATTGCGAAATATGTAACAGATACATCGAAAGTATTAAATGATGTGATTGATAAAGGCGGGAAAGTATTATTCGAAGGTGCACAAGGAATTATGCTTGATGTTGATCAAGGTACATATCCGTTCGTAACATCTTCAAATCCTGTCGCAGGTGGTATAGCCATTGGTTCGGGCGTTGGACCAAATGCTGTGGAGCGTGTTGTAGGTGTTTGTAAAGCATATACATCTCGTGTAGGAGATGGTCCATTCCCAACAGAGTTACATGACGAAGTGGGGCATCAAATTCGTGAGGTTGGTCGTGAATACGGCACGACAACAGGTCGTCCCCGCCGTGTAGGCTGGTTTGATTCTGTCGTTGTCCGTCACTCTCGCCGTGTTTCTGGAATTACGGATTTAGCTTTAAACTCAATTGATGTTCTTTCAGGTCTTGAGACAGTCAAAATTTGTACAGCGTACAACTACAACGGTGAAATTATTACTGAGTATCCGGCGAATTTAGAAATTATTGATAAGTGCCAGCCAATTTATGAAGAGCTACCAGGATGGTCTGAAGATGTGACAGGTGTCCGCACATTAGAAGAATTACCAGAGAACGCACGTAATTATATTAATCGTATTCTTGAAATAACAGGGATTAATTTAATGACATTCTCTGTAGGACCAGCTCGAGAGCAAACAAATATCGTAAATGGTATTTGGGAGTAA
- a CDS encoding M23 family metallopeptidase has protein sequence MSSNRNKIDLKDFKLSLKNGHNSKLKIAAVMALIVSTVTFNLGFANEADKEKFDKIYHVYVADAYIGAVANEASIQQLVEQKEQEATMQYKDLTIDAGSDITIIPEQVFKVDAKEQETLTKLQEAISVQAQAYSLQIGDTVIASLKDQKDFEAVIDGLKLQYVSQQQLDELETRATSTSLPELQAGQTRLVDVALSADVTGQEISVEPSEIVSVQEAIQLLQTGTLETESYAVQAGDVLGSIAKKHDLTIAQLLELNPSLTVDSILQIGNQLNVTVEKPYVSVKAIYEKKAAQEIEFDKIVEEDETKLKGERIVKQEGANGKKEVSYLITEENGVRTELVPTAEEIIVEPQDYVVVIGTKVIPSVGTGTFAWPANGGYISSQMGHRWGRYHYGIDIARPSNYTIKASDNGVVKTAGKHSTYGNYVVIDHNNGYESLYAHLSKIDVTVGQVVEQGSAIGVMGSTGRSTGTHLHFEIHKNGAEVNPLAYLN, from the coding sequence ATGAGTTCAAATAGAAACAAAATAGACTTAAAGGACTTTAAGCTAAGTCTAAAGAATGGTCACAATAGTAAACTAAAAATCGCAGCAGTAATGGCATTAATTGTTTCAACTGTGACATTCAACCTTGGTTTCGCAAATGAAGCAGATAAAGAAAAATTTGATAAAATTTATCACGTATATGTGGCTGATGCATATATCGGTGCAGTTGCAAATGAAGCTTCGATCCAACAATTAGTTGAACAGAAAGAGCAAGAGGCAACTATGCAGTACAAGGATTTAACAATCGATGCAGGCTCTGATATTACGATTATCCCTGAACAAGTATTCAAGGTAGATGCGAAAGAGCAAGAAACATTAACTAAGCTGCAAGAAGCAATTTCAGTTCAAGCACAGGCTTACTCATTGCAAATCGGTGATACTGTTATTGCATCTTTAAAGGATCAAAAGGATTTTGAAGCCGTAATAGACGGATTAAAGCTTCAATATGTATCACAACAACAACTAGATGAATTAGAAACGAGAGCTACTTCTACTTCTCTTCCCGAATTACAGGCAGGTCAAACACGTCTTGTTGATGTTGCACTATCTGCAGATGTGACAGGACAAGAGATTTCAGTGGAGCCTTCGGAAATTGTATCCGTACAAGAAGCGATCCAATTACTCCAAACAGGTACGCTTGAAACGGAAAGCTATGCAGTACAGGCGGGGGATGTATTAGGATCAATCGCTAAAAAACACGATTTAACAATTGCGCAATTATTAGAATTAAACCCATCTTTAACAGTCGATTCGATTCTTCAAATAGGGAATCAATTGAATGTAACGGTTGAAAAGCCATACGTTTCAGTAAAAGCCATTTATGAAAAGAAAGCAGCTCAAGAAATAGAATTTGATAAAATCGTAGAAGAAGACGAAACAAAGCTTAAAGGTGAAAGAATTGTTAAACAAGAGGGCGCTAATGGTAAGAAGGAAGTTTCTTATTTAATTACCGAAGAAAATGGGGTACGCACTGAGCTTGTTCCAACGGCTGAGGAAATTATAGTTGAACCTCAAGATTATGTCGTTGTTATCGGGACTAAAGTAATTCCTTCAGTGGGGACAGGTACATTTGCATGGCCTGCAAATGGCGGTTATATTTCAAGTCAAATGGGCCATCGTTGGGGACGTTACCATTATGGAATAGATATTGCTCGTCCATCTAATTATACAATTAAGGCATCAGATAATGGTGTTGTAAAGACTGCCGGAAAACATTCAACATACGGAAATTATGTTGTTATTGATCATAATAACGGTTACGAGTCACTATATGCGCATTTATCAAAAATTGATGTAACAGTAGGGCAAGTTGTTGAGCAAGGTTCTGCTATTGGTGTAATGGGTTCAACAGGTCGTTCAACAGGAACACATTTACACTTTGAAATCCATAAAAATGGAGCAGAAGTTAACCCACTAGCATATTTAAATTAA
- the dnaB gene encoding replicative DNA helicase codes for MNESMMDRVPPHNNEAEQSVLGAIFLEPQALITASEIVIADDFYHIAHQKIFQTMLNLSDKGKAIDVVTVTEELSAKKELEDVGGLSYLTELANAVPTAANIAHYAKIVEEKALLRRLIRVASKIADDGYTREDEVEVLLAEAEKKMLEVSNRKNAGDFKHVKDVLVQTFDNIEQLQSRDGDVTGIPTGFRDLDKMTAGFQRNDLIIVAARPSVGKTAFALNVAQSVAVKARENVAIFSLEMGADQLVMRMLCAEGNIDAQRLRTGALEAEDWSKLTMAMGSLSNSGIFIDDTPGVRITDIRAKCRRLAKEQGLGMILIDYLQLILGSGKPGENRQQEVSEISRSLKGLARELKVPVIALSQLSRGVEQRQDKRPMMSDLRESGSIEQDADIVAFLYRDDYYDKESESKDIIEIIIAKQRNGPTGTVSLAFRKEYNKFLNLDFTPPPREE; via the coding sequence ATGAACGAATCCATGATGGATCGCGTTCCGCCACATAATAATGAAGCCGAGCAATCGGTCCTTGGCGCGATCTTCCTTGAACCGCAAGCACTTATAACAGCATCTGAAATTGTTATTGCCGATGATTTTTATCATATTGCACATCAAAAGATTTTCCAAACGATGCTGAATTTAAGCGATAAAGGAAAAGCGATAGATGTTGTCACAGTTACAGAAGAATTATCAGCAAAAAAAGAGTTAGAAGATGTCGGGGGGCTTAGTTACTTAACGGAGCTTGCTAATGCCGTTCCTACAGCTGCTAATATTGCACACTATGCAAAAATTGTAGAGGAAAAGGCACTATTACGCCGCCTTATTCGTGTAGCATCAAAAATAGCTGATGATGGTTATACACGTGAGGACGAAGTAGAGGTTCTTTTAGCAGAAGCTGAAAAGAAAATGCTTGAAGTATCCAATCGTAAAAATGCAGGGGACTTTAAGCATGTAAAAGATGTATTAGTTCAAACATTTGATAACATTGAACAGCTGCAATCACGTGACGGGGACGTGACAGGTATTCCTACTGGCTTCCGCGACCTTGATAAAATGACTGCAGGGTTTCAACGTAATGATTTAATTATTGTTGCAGCACGTCCATCTGTTGGTAAAACAGCCTTTGCGCTGAATGTTGCACAAAGCGTTGCGGTTAAAGCACGTGAAAATGTGGCAATCTTCTCACTAGAGATGGGTGCAGACCAACTTGTCATGCGTATGTTATGTGCGGAAGGAAATATTGATGCACAACGCTTACGTACAGGGGCTTTAGAAGCAGAAGACTGGAGTAAGCTTACGATGGCCATGGGAAGTTTATCGAATTCAGGTATTTTTATTGATGATACTCCGGGTGTACGTATTACAGATATTCGGGCAAAATGCCGACGACTGGCGAAGGAACAAGGATTAGGAATGATCCTCATCGATTACTTGCAGCTAATTTTAGGTAGTGGTAAGCCTGGCGAAAACCGTCAGCAAGAAGTATCGGAGATTTCTCGTTCGTTAAAGGGCTTAGCCCGAGAGTTAAAAGTACCGGTTATTGCTTTATCACAGCTTTCTCGTGGTGTAGAGCAACGTCAAGATAAGCGTCCAATGATGAGCGACTTACGTGAATCTGGTTCGATTGAGCAAGATGCGGATATTGTAGCTTTCTTATATCGTGATGATTACTATGATAAAGAATCGGAAAGCAAGGATATTATTGAAATAATTATTGCTAAGCAACGTAACGGTCCAACTGGTACAGTAAGCTTAGCATTCCGAAAAGAGTATAATAAATTTTTAAATTTAGATTTTACCCCGCCACCCAGGGAAGAATGA